A window of Phragmites australis chromosome 2, lpPhrAust1.1, whole genome shotgun sequence genomic DNA:
GGATAATTTGATTGAACTCTAAAAGGATTGAACATGTGTGGGTACTGTAGAAATTGGGAACAAATTGTGGGGGTGTATAGTTCATGGAATATTGGGATAGAGGTAAATTTTGATGTTGTTGGCTGGCTGGCTGGATCTTGTGGTTCAGGTTCAGCCGGTAAGAACGTATCCTAAGTAGACGACGATGACATGTACTACTTGCTTGTGTGTGCCTGTGGTGAAACAGGAGGCAAAAGAACATGAACCCAGCATGGTAGATCTCAGTACAGCGATCGTCCCGTGTGCCCGCTGGCATCCACACTGGTGTTACTGTGCTTCGTACTCCTAGTCCCCAGCTAGCCACGGCCACGTCATTAATCAAATGATCGCTTCCAGAAGAGCAACGGAAGAGTGAAGACTGGCGTTAGGAGTAAGATCGCACATGAACACTTGGTCGCTTTGCGGTCCAGCTGCGTTGCAGACACTGTACGCGCGACGCAGTAAGGGCCTGGTCTCGGCGTGGATCATGGTCCCAACGGTGCACGTCACTACCCAACTCGGCTTCGGCGTGAGAGGGCTACCTAAATTGTACAGGCCGGCGATCTGTTAGCTAGGCGTGGTGGGTGGTGTCGCCAGAAAATTTTCCGTTTCCTGGTGATGCACATGGCTTGCCTGGCTTGGGCCATAGCCTTGGTCGGCCTGGGCTCTTCAGCCTTCGCTCACCGCACCGGCGGTGGTGGACAGCATGGGGCCAGCGGGTGAAGTGGGTAGGTGCGGCCGAGGCCGGGGAAGAAGGCAGAGGAtcttgagtttttttatattttctaatataaataattaaataaatatatttcggatgaaaaaatttgtaaaaatagatccCTACCACTCTCTCATAAACGGGCTTACCAATTACTGTTCACAGGGGCTATTTTACCTCTCAATCTTCTCAGTATAAAACAGTATTCTTCTGATgctctaaaatttctaattttttttacatgtgtTTCTAATCcctgtgcaacctattttaattatattCACTCAAAAAtaatgtgtagaatttaaactaaaattttccaaaaaaatgctacttttataagttctaacaattgttaagatctcaaataaatttccaaaaatctgaaaaaattcactaatattcttcttatgtgatagactaattttcaaaattatttgcagctataggttatatggtgaaaaaataagttcctttgtaatattatattaatatgcatttttatcattttatgtgatattcttcttttaatttaatttgatctGGACTCAGACCAGGTTACCATGAAAGAGATTGTGTTGGAATATGTTGGATATACATGTGTTGAGGTAGCTCTCGAAAGAAAGAGGCAGCTGATACTCTAAAGGAGAGGTTGAAGACATCTCGCGAGAAGAGTGGTTCGAAAGTGCAGATCATTGAGTTTGTTACTACCAATGTATTTCACGTAAGGTATTCATGTGCCGTATGCTACGTGTATCGTACGTCGTAGTTGCAGTTTATGAGGGTGTTGTCAATTTAGTATGGCTAGAAGCAATGTAACCCGATGTATTGTCTTAGTCTTATATAATATTTCTTTGTAGCATGCAGTCAATgaatatatatgtttgaattcaaattgaattaaaataaaaatgtcacattaaataataaaaatacatataaatagagcattacaaatgaactcactttttcaccatataacatatgactgtaaattattttaaaaattagtccattatataagaagaatattagtgaattttttcagatttttggaaaattatttgaggcactaacaattgttagaagttataaaagtaaaatttttttggagaattttagtttaaattctacacatgtttttgggtgaatctaactaaaatgggttgcacatagattatgatacacgtaaaaaaaattctaggatttttgaaGCAACAGAAGACTACTTTTTTATACAGAGAAGATGAAAACGAAAAATAGTCTTGTGAACAGTAATTTTGGCGCTACACTTTACCGCTCCGTGAGAGGGGTAAGggtctatttttaaaatttttcttctaaaatatatttatttaattatttatgttaaaaatataaaaataaaaaaactcgaggATCTCAATCCGGAAGGAAGTGGTGCAGGCAAGCTGCTATGGACTTACATCTTCACAGGTGCCAACACAGCACAATTCACGTTCACTCCACGGCCAGAAGTCGGCGCATAATGAACTTCGGTTAGTTTTTGTCACCTCTTCAGAGTGGCAGTTTGCTAGCTCATCCCGGCGTTCTCTGGTCGTGAACAAAATACGCCTACATGGCTACATGCGCTGCAGCGACATTGGACCCTGCCTCGAGCACACCAGCCACCAATCATCGCTGCAGCTGCACGCTGGACCTAGAGTTGGATTTACTCCTGCCTGCAGCCTGCGTGCCAGCATATTATAGTCCTGGTCGCTGCCCTGCCGTGCATGGCCTGCCACGGCGTGCGACATGGCAGAGAAGGTGGCGGGTGTCACCACAGCGGGGAATCACAGGCCTCGTGGCATCTAGGCTGCGATGATCGGATCAGACACGAGCTCTTTACCACCGTAAGGTTATGAGATCTCTAGGGTTATAAGGTGGCTCGGCCAAGATCCAACACATGGTATTAAGTCATGACAGATCCAGTAAATCGTTGCGATTTAGTGCAACCAGCTGTGGTTTGATTCTTTTTTAGTGAtgaaggtagtgtttggtttttTACGAACTGAGTTGGTCTCGATCTCAAAGGAGGAGGCTTTGATatattcatccaaccaaacatgATCTCGTACGAGCTTATATCATCTcatacaaccaatcaaataaaaatatatatcattcTATACAGACAACAAACATTCTACCTGTATCAACCCATCCACGATCATCCCATTCAGGTAAACCATTATATACATGTTCAGCTTCATTCGAACAACCAAACACTACGTTAATTGAATGACTAACAAACTCACATAACTAAAAACGAAAGTAGACCAGGTTGGGTCAGAGCCCCGCGGGTTTCAAACCCGACAGGGACAAGGTCAGGTATAGAAATCACCCCATGCAGCTACAGGGTTGAGGCCTCGATTTGGGTCATGTTCAGGTCCAAAACGTAGTTTGCACCCGTGGGTACCCCACCAGCCCCAAAATATCGAATACAACCCAACATATGGTGTTCAATGTTCACAGGTCCATCACCCAACGCCTTTGGGCCACTGATGTACGGAATACTCCTAGAATAAATTGGGTTTCAAGTCTCAACAGGTCAAGGTCTAGGCCGAAGGTGGTTTTACACCCGATATAAATTTCAAGGCCGGGTCAAATTTATTGGTTCTCACTACACTTAGCCCCCATCCTTCCTGTTGCCACCCTTAGACATAAGGGGACAATTGACTGATGCACAAGGTCGCACCAAGACAGACTCCCAACGTGGACCCTTCCAGGCCTCCGCAGATGGTGCAGGCCCCTAGCAAGTTCCTAGAAAGCATTTAGCTCGTGCTCTAAAATTACATCCAGCATTAATGTTCATCAGGGCTCAGGAGAAGAGAAATACTACGAGGTTTACCTGGCATCTCATTCACACCATAATTTCTGAGAGCAAAAACCTAGACAGGCAGAAACGGGTGCTTCAGAAAAGCAAGCACAGTTTTGAAGGTCATCAAACCTAAATTTTGTGGAACAAAGTGACTTCAGAACGATGCTACATAAAATTGCTCGTCTATACACAACTCATCCCCTTTCTTCTGTGTTCCATCATGCAGAAAACAGCTTGGATACTCTATTCTCGTGGAAggttagaatttttttaccaGGTGTATTTGGATAAAATTCTCCAGTTAGATTTTACCAGGCTTTCTTTAGATAATGTTTTCATTTAGTTTTTTTACCAAGCCTCTTTGGATTAGCTATTCTTCAGCCATTTCAGACTTCGGAAGTTGAATAGATCTACCACGCCCCATCGTAAAACCCCTTGTCCCATCTGGCATTCTTGGTCCAGAAATAGGCTTGTTTAGAGACACAACCAGAACTTCCTGATATGCAAAAAGTAAAGATATCAGAATTTTACATATCTCATACTGGAAGAGTTACGAAACAcatatatacaacaaaataaagTATCGAGTATGTTTGAGAATGGCCATAAACTAGGCAAAATATAAATGGTTGTCTTGTTGCTTTTTGCATGTTTATTCAGGAACCAAGGGTTCACCTGCAAGAATCAGGGTTGAGTTCCAGGACTATGTGCAGATGTTACAGGAAGTATTTTTAGGATAACCATGCTAAAATATCATCTATAACATAAAAGTTAAGCCTATGGAATCCCAAGTTATTAGTTAAGACAAAAGACCTAGCTGTGGTAAATAGATCAGGATGTCATCATATGAACCAGGTACATAAATCATTTTGGTGTTTCCTTCTACAGAAAGAAACTTAGTAACATGTTGGTCATCTAGCCTCCCCCATGAATGAATATGGACATTAATTGAAGAATTGTGTCTCAATGGCGCATATATGAGAATACACTTAATGACATGTAAAACAACTGTCTTTGTTGTATCACTACAAAGAAAAATAGTATTCACAAATTCCGTACAATGTGCAAGTGTGTAAGAATACCTTGTCCGTATGTGTTTTGCTGAATCTGACCTTGACCTTTTCCTTGACCTCTGTACCGACCTTTTGGCCCTCCTTTAGCATTCAGCAATTGGTGTTGGTGCTCATCCTATATGTACAGCCAACATGCTATGGGTAAAAATATATCCAGAATAATAATGTCAACATTATGCATCTAGACATTAATCTCCCCATAGCAAGATCCTAACCAGGAAATACAAATGAACTTCAGTCCCAGCATATGACCATGTGTAATTGTGTGGTTCAAAACAAGGCCCAAATTATCAGCAAGAAAGTGCAAACAGCAAGTGATGCATGAACATTGAGGTATAGTTAACCTATACTATACTCAACCAGATAATCGAACAGACAAATGGAATAGGTGTACGGAAAATTCCAGACCTCAGGGGTAAGATCGGAGTTCGAATTCTTTCGGTTCGTTGTGTGGCAATGGATGTAACCTCCTGATCCTTTTCCCATCTGAACTCACAACCTAAAAGAGCAGAAGACAACAATTATGGCCCAAATATCTAAAACCGTGAAGTGGCAATTGTACCTTGCATTACAGACAAACAGTAGAATAGAAACTTCAATGCACCAGGACGATACTGTAAGGGAAAAATATTACCAGCTTAGATGATGTCCTGAGTGCAGCTTCAATTATAGAGAGGTCCTGAATAAGTTTCTTCATTCTTCTAAATTTTGCAACAGCCCCAATAGGAACTATTATCAATAAAACAATATGCCATTAGAAGAGATCATGTTACATTTCTACTACATATTGCATGAAACATCCAGTGGCAGAAAACATGATGTGTATCCATTCAATATAGAACATAGAGCAATAAAATTGGTAAACAGTGCTTAACTTTCTCAAAACATTTCTTTTGTTAATGCTTCGAATTTACACTACAAACAGTCGCAGGTAGGTAATGGAAGAGGGACACCAttgaatttttgaaattttacaaAATACAAATTTAAAATGACAGTAATAGTACAGAAACGCAGAAGAACAGAAAACCATAAGGTAGAaccaaaaaataatttaaaaacaaAACCTGGATAGAAACAAAATATCATATCAAAATGTGTGCCATGTGAATTGCCATTTAGGTTAGTTTACTAGTGTCATACTATCATGTAGTATATTGCGTGCACATACAATTCCAGTGAATAAAGCATgtcacaaagagagagagagagagagagagagagagagagagagagaggttaaCGCACTTAAACAAGTGCAAATTTGTGCCATCCTGTTCAGTGGCAAAAAGTGCATATGGATTCATATCAAAGGGGCTATTCAGTTCTGTCCTCACCATTGCAAGGACCAGTGGATCACGCATAAGTTATGACTCAGTTTGAAATTTTGCTTTGTATAATACAAAAGGCTTTTTTCAGTTCAACCCATATTAGTGCCTTGTGCAAATTTGATATTAGGCTAAAGAAAGGTTATATGCAGATATCTGCCAATATGAACACAATGCCACTGATAATCCGAAAGTCATCAATAATTTTACATCGTGTAGGTGATCAATTAAAAGCAGCCCATCTAACTGTAATTCTGGAGTGAAATCTTGAATATGAATATTCACTCTATGTTATCAAATATGAAGGTGCAAGGGACAACTCAGATGAGTAAGGAACACATCATTTCCTGATGACATCAACTTGTCTCAGCTACCATGGCAGGACACCAGGCAACATTTGTCAATTACAGGATCATATTTACATATCTTCATGGTCCCACAATTAAGATAAAAGTCCCCAAACACACATGCAAAAGACTCAaaagggctagaaataattagCAAGCACTCTGTGATTGCTCAATTAAAAGATCCCACAATTTATACTTTTCTTAACAGAATGGAGTGAATCAGACAGCAACAAATTTAGTATTCACAGAGGCCTAAACAAGCTTCTCGGCACAACTAAAATAAAGCTGCACCAGGAGTACCAATGTAAAAGCCTCATCATAAGTACCTGTCACATTTCATCATTTTCATCTCCATTCCACTAGATGTAAGATCGCTAGCGTGAACAAAATAAGCTGTATTTTAAATGcaggaaaaaaaagagtaacCAGAGTTGCACAATGCTCCCATGTAGAATCAGATATATCAAAATAGGTGCAAGGTAAGAGATATGAAAATGGCCTTACAACTTACAAGCGGATTCATATTTATCCTAATAAGATGAAATTTCTGCAAATGGCAAAGCTGTACCTAATATTTTATGCCAAGGATCTTAGTGAAATTAATTGacatgcagaataaataaaaacacATCGTAAACAGTTATATTCTAGCCTTTTCCATCTAACTACAGTCTCATAGGCACAGCTTACACAATTAGGCAATTAGAATATCTCAACTAGTCAGCATCACATTCCCAGTGTTTCTGATAAATGTATGTCCTAAGGCAAGAGCACACTACTTACCAAAGgcatccttgttcttcttcacaaattTTAACAAGTACTGGTCGGTAGGAAGATTCTCATGGCTGAAATAGTACTCCACCTGCAAGTTTGGAGCATTTCATGTTTCAGTAGGCGCACTACCAAAAATACCCTTCATGCTTGCGCAGCGATAGACTATTGCGATCACGAAGTACAAAGCCTACGTTTAGCTACGATTCTACACGAATGTGTTAAGAAAACACAGACACAGGGATCAACATATCGAACAGAAATATCACGCGAGAGAAGAGAAGTTGCAGAGGGAACGACCGGGCAGCGGCGCACCTGCTTGACGATCTGGTCGTGGAGCTCATCCGTGAGCACGACACTACCGGCGCCAGCTTCGGGGGTCCCCGCGGAGGTGGCGTCGACGGTGTCGGGGACGACGGGTAGGGCGTCCTCCACCTCGCTCGTCGGCGACAGCGTGGGCGGCAGCTCGTGCGCGATGGCGGCGGGAGGTGGAGCCTGGCCGTCCATACCGGAGGGTAGGGCGTCCTCCACCTCAAGAGGATACAGCGGTGGCTGCAGCTCGTCGGCGACGACAGTGCGCTTGGCTGGCGCGACGGCTTCGAGAGGTGGAGCCTGGTCGTCCATACCGGAGGGGATCGGGTCAGGGGAACCGAGGCGCCGCCCGGTCGTCGCCGCCGCTCGTGGTTGGTGGCTGGCGGCTGCGGGCGGCCGCGGGCTCGAGGCAGTTCGTGTGGCGATCTGGGGCTATATACAGCTGGGCTGGACCGGGCGTGAGGCGAGGGTTTGTCGGCGCGGCGGGCGAACGGTCCATTGGGCCGTGAATGAATCTTGCGTCGTCGGCTTGTAGCGGCGGCatgaaattttttaatatatttgcaaaattgtatggctgttttaaaaaattacaacaataGATTATCGTCGCTTGTTTATCATACGAGAGCAGTCAAATAATATTAAATGTATTAATGTGGGGTCGGGCGAGATCTTACTCATCCGCTGAATGGGCGAGATCTTCCTCGCTACAACCTCAGAGAGGCTTACTTAAAAGATGTTGTCCGAACAGTGAGCGAGACCTTTTAGTGTTTAAATTACCCGTGCCATTCTTACCGACGTCAGCCGGTCATTTGCTTCCAACCTAgccgagagagaggaggggagggaggagaaattTTACAGCGAAGCCCTATCGAAGGAAAgatgtatattttttatctgttttttacaAACTCGGTAGGATAGCCGCTAATGTAAGATTTTGATATAGATTATATGTTAgactagaatttttttacaaatctaaTAGGATAGTCACTAGACATAGGTAAGAATATAAATCTAAGTTTAGAATTAGGattagacatagtttagcaacTAAATCATATTTGTatgtatattttagcaattagatgtagtatttagacatatgttagttattagatgtaggatttagatatagtATAGGTATAACAGAGGTAGTAGATATAGGTTTTATATGTGTTTAACATAGCGATCTGAGGATATTTTGTTgtagtatagattacatgttagGTCATGTTTATAAGgaattttgcattattgtatatgtagttttacgtaatttgttttatatttagTCATAATAATGTTGGGTTTTTATCATAGTTACCAAGTACGTAGGCTCAATGgtaatttaggattttttatagggataataaaatattatatggttGAGAAGGAGTAGTACTGTATGTATTTCAGTCAATAGATAAGGGTATCTCTAGACCCTAAAAGTGTCGGACACCTA
This region includes:
- the LOC133908772 gene encoding la-related protein 6A-like isoform X1, encoding MDDQAPPLEAVAPAKRTVVADELQPPLYPLEVEDALPSGMDGQAPPPAAIAHELPPTLSPTSEVEDALPVVPDTVDATSAGTPEAGAGSVVLTDELHDQIVKQVEYYFSHENLPTDQYLLKFVKKNKDAFVPIGAVAKFRRMKKLIQDLSIIEAALRTSSKLDEHQHQLLNAKGGPKGRYRGQGKGQGQIQQNTYGQGSSGCVSKQAYFWTKNARWDKGFYDGAW
- the LOC133908772 gene encoding la-related protein 6A-like isoform X2, producing the protein MDDQAPPLEAVAPAKRTVVADELQPPLYPLEVEDALPSGMDGQAPPPAAIAHELPPTLSPTSEVEDALPVVPDTVDATSAGTPEAGAGSVVLTDELHDQIVKQVEYYFSHENLPTDQYLLKFVKKNKDAFVPIGAVAKFRRMKKLIQDLSIIEAALRTSSKLDEHQHQLLNAKGGPKGRYRGQGKGQGQIQQNTYGQGEPLVPE